One Fontisphaera persica DNA window includes the following coding sequences:
- a CDS encoding TonB-dependent receptor domain-containing protein — protein sequence MRNLSWLFRSLFLAVVVTCAGAVLAQEATNTSVILTIEGKVEVSRAGQDTWTPAQPNQVLNPGDRIRTGRDSRASLRLYNQSVLRLSEVTTMVIQAPPNKKSPLLDLKNGSVFMFDRGKPSDLEFRAKKASGAVRGTEFFLSTAEEGETVLVAVFDGSVDVSNEVGQVALNSGEQSLIEEGKRPEKTAVINAVNLIQWCLYYPGVLDPKELPLDGLPELAASLADYRAGHLLGALDKYPPNREPATDAERVYRAGLALAVGRVDAAEALLAKVPAASPAAPLANALRTVIQAVKFEVRAAPAAPPATASEWMAESYYYQSRSQLPSALNAARQAARLSPEFGFAVARVAELEFSFGRIAAMETQLDRALALSPRNAQAHVLRGFAHAARGRIPQAQVCFEQAIALDGALGNAWLGRGLCRIRQGQTAAGLEDLQTAAALEPQRSLLRSYLGKAYSHGRDTRQAAHELTLARKLDAGDPTPVFYRALLNRQENKLNAAVRDLEESIRLNDNRSVYRSRLLLDQDRAVRSANLAGIYQDAGLTEVALREAFKAVYSDYGNYSAHLFLANSYDALRDPRGTVLRYETPWLSEYLLANLLSPANAGVLSQQISQNEYSRLFDRDRVGFVSLTEYASNGDWLQGAAQYGVIGGTAWSLETLYRAENGYGAPNRDLEHLTVSLKVKQQITQQDGLYFQAVYFDGAMGDVSQRYDPFTTHRTFRLKDNQEPLLMAGYHREWSPGNHTLLLVTRLHDHLRVSNPAQRTMILDYSFAPLAGVIPVGFVQELDERSEIYTAELQQILQRERHNTIFGGRLQVGEFDVTSRQRNPTVFPGFFTPGFAANQSVSVDLNRFGAYAYHSWEIARPLTLIGGIAYDHFQYPVNLRLSPISARTESVDRISPKAGFILTPYPGATLRGGYARYLGGLGFEQSFVLEPTQMAGFNQALRNLVPDALFGPTPASRGEIFGLAFEQKLPTQTYLGASGEILFSDVNRELGVFAFRGLPPFRPETTREQYDFRERTLRLYVNQLLGEEWGLGAQYRLSHADVQQRIPVIPETMSPLAAAHTRGLLHQLNLFVAFNHRCGFFSRLEGIWTQQHNQGFNPDRPGDDFWHFNAFAGYRLKRGRAEIKLGVLNLTDQDYRLNPVNTYLELPRERTFFASLFWRF from the coding sequence ATGCGCAATCTATCATGGCTGTTTCGGAGTCTGTTCCTCGCCGTCGTCGTCACCTGCGCCGGCGCCGTGCTGGCCCAGGAAGCGACCAACACCTCCGTCATCCTCACCATCGAGGGCAAAGTCGAAGTATCCCGCGCCGGGCAGGACACCTGGACCCCGGCCCAGCCCAACCAGGTCTTGAATCCCGGCGACCGCATCCGCACCGGCCGCGACAGCCGCGCCAGCCTGCGGCTGTACAACCAGAGCGTCCTCCGCCTGAGCGAGGTCACCACCATGGTCATCCAGGCGCCCCCCAACAAAAAAAGCCCCTTGCTGGACCTCAAAAATGGCTCCGTCTTCATGTTTGACCGCGGCAAACCCTCCGATTTGGAGTTTCGCGCCAAAAAGGCCTCCGGCGCCGTCCGCGGCACCGAGTTTTTCCTCTCCACTGCCGAGGAAGGCGAAACCGTCCTGGTGGCCGTGTTTGATGGTTCTGTGGACGTCAGCAATGAAGTGGGCCAGGTGGCCCTCAACTCCGGCGAACAATCCCTCATCGAGGAGGGCAAACGCCCGGAAAAAACCGCCGTCATCAATGCCGTCAACCTCATCCAGTGGTGCCTTTACTACCCTGGCGTGCTGGACCCCAAGGAGCTGCCATTGGACGGCCTGCCCGAGCTGGCGGCGTCACTGGCCGATTACCGGGCGGGCCATTTGCTCGGGGCGCTCGACAAATACCCGCCCAATCGCGAACCGGCCACCGACGCCGAGCGCGTCTATCGTGCCGGCCTGGCGCTGGCAGTCGGGCGCGTGGATGCCGCCGAGGCCCTGCTCGCCAAAGTGCCGGCAGCCAGCCCGGCCGCTCCGTTGGCCAACGCTCTGCGCACCGTCATTCAAGCCGTAAAATTCGAGGTGCGCGCCGCCCCCGCCGCGCCGCCCGCCACGGCTTCCGAGTGGATGGCGGAATCGTATTATTATCAGTCCCGCTCCCAGTTGCCCTCCGCGCTTAACGCGGCCCGGCAGGCCGCCCGGCTCTCGCCGGAATTTGGCTTTGCCGTGGCGCGCGTCGCCGAGCTGGAATTCAGCTTTGGCCGCATTGCCGCGATGGAGACCCAACTGGACCGCGCCCTGGCCCTTTCCCCGCGCAACGCCCAGGCGCACGTGCTCCGCGGTTTTGCCCATGCGGCGCGCGGGCGCATCCCGCAGGCCCAAGTCTGTTTCGAGCAGGCCATCGCTTTGGACGGCGCCTTGGGCAACGCCTGGCTGGGCCGCGGCTTGTGCCGCATCCGCCAGGGACAGACGGCGGCGGGGCTGGAAGATTTGCAAACCGCCGCCGCCCTCGAGCCGCAACGCTCGCTGCTGCGCAGTTATCTGGGCAAGGCCTACAGCCACGGACGCGATACCCGCCAGGCGGCGCATGAATTGACCCTCGCCCGCAAACTGGATGCCGGCGACCCCACCCCCGTCTTTTATCGCGCGCTCCTCAACCGGCAGGAAAACAAGCTCAACGCCGCCGTGCGTGATTTGGAGGAATCCATCCGCCTTAATGACAATCGCAGCGTCTATCGCTCGCGCCTGCTCCTGGACCAGGACCGCGCCGTCCGCAGCGCCAACCTCGCCGGCATTTACCAGGACGCCGGCCTGACCGAAGTGGCCCTGCGCGAGGCCTTCAAGGCGGTGTACAGCGACTACGGCAACTACTCGGCCCACCTCTTTCTCGCCAACAGTTATGATGCCTTGCGCGACCCGCGCGGCACCGTCTTGCGCTACGAAACGCCCTGGCTCAGCGAGTACCTGCTCGCCAACCTCCTTTCCCCCGCCAATGCCGGCGTGCTTTCCCAGCAAATCAGCCAGAATGAATACTCCCGGCTCTTCGACCGCGACCGCGTGGGCTTCGTCAGCCTCACCGAATACGCCAGCAACGGCGACTGGCTCCAGGGCGCGGCCCAATATGGCGTCATCGGCGGCACCGCCTGGAGCCTGGAAACACTTTACCGCGCCGAAAACGGTTATGGCGCGCCCAATCGCGATTTGGAGCATCTCACCGTCTCGCTCAAGGTGAAGCAGCAAATCACCCAGCAGGACGGCCTTTATTTCCAGGCCGTTTATTTTGACGGCGCCATGGGGGACGTCTCGCAACGTTACGACCCCTTCACCACCCATCGCACCTTCCGCCTCAAGGACAATCAGGAGCCGTTGCTCATGGCGGGCTACCACCGCGAATGGAGCCCCGGCAACCACACCTTGTTGCTCGTGACGCGCCTGCACGACCACCTGCGCGTCAGCAACCCCGCCCAGCGCACCATGATTCTGGATTATTCCTTTGCCCCGCTGGCCGGCGTCATTCCCGTGGGCTTCGTCCAGGAACTGGATGAACGCTCGGAAATCTACACCGCCGAGCTCCAGCAAATCCTCCAGCGCGAACGCCACAACACCATCTTCGGCGGGCGCCTCCAGGTGGGCGAATTCGACGTCACCAGCCGCCAGCGCAATCCCACCGTCTTTCCCGGCTTCTTCACCCCCGGCTTTGCCGCCAATCAATCGGTGTCCGTGGACCTGAACCGCTTCGGCGCCTACGCCTACCACTCCTGGGAAATTGCCCGGCCGCTCACGCTCATCGGCGGCATTGCCTACGACCATTTCCAGTACCCCGTCAACCTCCGCCTCTCGCCCATCTCCGCGCGCACCGAATCCGTGGACCGCATCTCCCCCAAGGCCGGCTTCATCCTCACCCCTTACCCGGGAGCCACCCTGCGCGGCGGTTACGCGCGCTACCTCGGCGGCCTCGGTTTCGAGCAAAGTTTCGTCCTTGAGCCAACCCAGATGGCCGGCTTCAACCAGGCCCTCCGCAACCTCGTCCCGGACGCCCTGTTCGGCCCTACCCCCGCCTCCCGCGGCGAAATCTTCGGCCTGGCCTTTGAGCAGAAACTGCCCACGCAAACCTACCTGGGCGCCAGCGGCGAAATCCTTTTTTCCGACGTCAACCGCGAGCTGGGGGTCTTCGCTTTCCGCGGCCTGCCGCCCTTCCGGCCGGAGACCACGCGCGAGCAATACGATTTCCGCGAACGCACCCTGCGCCTCTATGTAAATCAGCTCCTGGGCGAGGAATGGGGCCTGGGCGCCCAGTACCGCCTCAGTCACGCCGACGTGCAACAACGCATCCCGGTCATTCCTGAAACCATGAGCCCCCTGGCCGCCGCGCACACGCGCGGCCTGCTGCATCAGCTCAACCTCTTCGTCGCCTTCAACCATCGCTGCGGTTTCTTCTCGCGCCTGGAGGGCATCTGGACCCAGCAGCACAATCAGGGCTTCAACCCGGACCGCCCAGGCGATGATTTCTGGCATTTCAACGCCTTTGCCGGGTACCGCCTCAAACGCGGACGGGCCGAAATCAAGCTCGGGGTCCTCAACCTCACCGACCAGGATTACCGCCTGAACCCGGTGAACACCTACCTCGAATTGCCCCGCGAGCGCACTTTCTTTGCCTCCCTCTTCTGGAGATTTTAG